A genomic window from Rhizobium sp. 007 includes:
- a CDS encoding MFS transporter: MTASLPKRAYFLVSLPASADPTAGRLLASRGMRAFADGLVSLSLPIYLASIGFDLFEVGVLTTATLAGSAILTLSVGMLSHHFSQRRMLLSAAMLMMLTGLAFFFVKDFWPLVIVAFVGTLNPSSGDVSVFLPLEHAKLAHSVSDRDRTAMFARYSLIGSLFGAFGALAAGLPELLQTVMGLSVGQALQPVFLLYTAVGLASFLVYRRVPRDQADVNTSPAQPLQKSRTLVLTLATLFSLDAFAGGLIVQSLLALWLYHRFGLSLAATGAIFFWSGVFSAASYLVAVRLSNRIGLVNTMVFTHLPSSVCLLLIPFVPDLATTIVLLLIRSALSQMDVPTRTSYVMAIVTPGERAAAASVTAVPRSLAAASSPLLAGWLMSVSSFGWPLVAAAALKIVYDLLLLFMFRKHRPPEER, from the coding sequence GTGACAGCGTCTTTGCCGAAACGAGCGTACTTTCTTGTCTCGCTACCGGCGAGTGCGGACCCGACCGCCGGTCGTCTTCTTGCATCGCGCGGAATGCGCGCGTTTGCGGACGGCCTCGTCAGCCTTTCGTTACCGATCTACCTCGCATCCATCGGCTTCGATCTGTTCGAGGTAGGTGTGCTGACCACGGCGACGCTCGCCGGGTCGGCCATCCTCACCCTGTCCGTGGGCATGCTCTCGCATCATTTCTCCCAGCGCCGGATGCTACTGTCAGCCGCGATGCTGATGATGCTGACGGGTCTCGCATTTTTCTTTGTGAAGGACTTCTGGCCCCTGGTGATCGTGGCCTTCGTCGGAACGCTGAATCCGTCTTCCGGCGACGTGAGCGTCTTCCTGCCTCTGGAGCATGCCAAGCTCGCCCATAGTGTCTCCGACAGGGATCGCACCGCAATGTTCGCGCGCTACAGCCTGATCGGCTCGCTTTTTGGTGCTTTCGGTGCACTCGCTGCGGGACTTCCAGAGCTTCTCCAGACCGTGATGGGACTTAGCGTCGGGCAGGCCTTGCAGCCGGTGTTCCTGCTCTACACCGCCGTGGGACTTGCGTCGTTTCTGGTGTATCGGCGCGTGCCGCGTGATCAGGCCGACGTCAACACATCCCCGGCTCAGCCGCTTCAAAAGTCGAGGACGCTGGTCCTGACGCTCGCCACCCTCTTCAGCCTTGACGCCTTTGCCGGCGGCCTGATCGTGCAGTCGCTTCTGGCCCTATGGCTTTATCATCGCTTCGGATTATCTCTTGCAGCGACAGGAGCGATCTTCTTCTGGTCCGGAGTTTTTTCGGCCGCCTCCTATCTGGTCGCGGTCCGCCTCTCCAACCGAATTGGGCTCGTGAACACAATGGTCTTCACGCACCTGCCTTCAAGCGTTTGTCTTCTGCTAATCCCCTTTGTTCCGGACCTTGCGACGACGATCGTCCTGCTTCTGATACGAAGCGCCCTGTCGCAGATGGACGTTCCGACCCGCACCTCCTACGTCATGGCGATCGTCACCCCCGGCGAACGGGCGGCGGCGGCAAGCGTCACGGCCGTTCCACGGAGCCTGGCGGCAGCGTCGAGTCCCCTTCTTGCAGGCTGGCTGATGTCCGTTTCCAGTTTCGGCTGGCCCCTCGTCGCCGCAGCGGCATTGAAGATCGTCTATGACCTCCTGCTGCTCTTCATGTTCCGGAAGCATCGTCCGCCAGAGGAGCGCTGA
- a CDS encoding NAD(P)/FAD-dependent oxidoreductase, whose translation MGEVLDVVVIGAGSTGLGISYFLKREAREHKVLDGGRIGETWRTQRWDSFRLNSPTIRSVLPGDAYRGPDPWGAITHHEFVSYLEDYAERHCLPVSTQTSVKELTRENGLFRLTTAPGVLLARNVVIATGDQNRQVRPPESADLPVELRQVDSSAYRNAAQLEHGAVLVVGSGQSGGQIAEDLALAGRVVFLATSRNGRWVRRYRGGNILNWLTLSGFLDVPRKELVLPSGKVPARALVGATHTISLQSLSAQGVVLLGRFRGVENDSLVFGDELHANMRFADEVSANTKRLVDEYIERAGLDAPPAEGDPAETVEPRIPDPLIRTMDWRACGIRSVVWCTGFTGDFTWVHLPGALNAVGQPVHADGVGAVPGLYFAGLDFGSTRKSGTIPALAEESARLVERLVKGGATHRLKD comes from the coding sequence ATGGGCGAAGTTCTCGACGTAGTCGTGATTGGCGCTGGCTCGACTGGGCTCGGCATCAGCTACTTCCTGAAGCGCGAAGCCCGCGAACATAAGGTGCTTGATGGAGGTCGAATCGGTGAGACGTGGCGAACGCAGCGATGGGACTCGTTTCGACTGAACTCGCCGACTATCCGCTCCGTATTGCCCGGCGATGCCTATCGGGGACCGGACCCTTGGGGCGCGATAACCCACCACGAGTTCGTCTCTTACCTCGAAGACTATGCGGAGCGACACTGCTTGCCGGTAAGCACTCAAACCTCGGTGAAGGAGCTGACGCGAGAAAATGGGCTATTTCGGTTAACGACTGCTCCCGGCGTCCTTCTGGCACGCAACGTAGTGATCGCCACTGGCGACCAGAATCGACAGGTCCGGCCGCCGGAGTCGGCGGATTTGCCGGTCGAACTTCGCCAAGTGGACTCTTCGGCCTATCGCAACGCGGCCCAGCTTGAGCATGGCGCGGTGCTGGTCGTCGGCAGCGGTCAGTCGGGCGGCCAGATTGCTGAGGACCTGGCGCTGGCTGGACGCGTCGTGTTTCTGGCGACCAGCCGCAACGGCCGTTGGGTGCGGCGCTATCGCGGAGGCAACATACTTAATTGGCTGACGCTGTCCGGCTTTCTCGACGTCCCGCGCAAGGAACTCGTCCTCCCTTCCGGCAAGGTGCCGGCCCGCGCGCTTGTCGGTGCGACGCACACGATCAGCCTGCAATCGCTGAGCGCACAAGGCGTCGTGTTGCTCGGCCGCTTCCGAGGCGTGGAAAACGACAGTCTCGTTTTCGGCGATGAGCTCCACGCCAATATGCGATTTGCCGACGAAGTCTCCGCGAACACCAAGCGCCTCGTTGACGAGTACATTGAGCGCGCCGGCCTTGATGCGCCGCCAGCCGAGGGCGATCCAGCCGAGACGGTCGAACCGCGCATACCCGATCCTCTGATCCGTACCATGGACTGGAGGGCGTGCGGCATCAGGTCCGTGGTGTGGTGCACCGGCTTCACCGGCGACTTCACTTGGGTCCACCTCCCTGGCGCGCTCAATGCAGTCGGCCAGCCTGTCCATGCCGACGGCGTCGGTGCTGTTCCAGGCCTATATTTCGCCGGCCTCGATTTCGGATCGACGCGGAAATCAGGCACTATACCGGCTCTCGCAGAGGAGTCGGCTCGTCTCGTGGAGCGACTCGTCAAAGGCGGAGCCACCCACCGCCTGAAGGATTAA
- a CDS encoding nucleotidyltransferase and HEPN domain-containing protein, translated as MRSSLEHLPEEKQRELARVVAIIHEEFADALAGTSAAFKKRGRILKIILFGSYGRGTWVDEPHTMKGYRSDYDILVLVNSKQLAEPQIWDKTTDRLMWDKDVKTPVGLIVHGAREVNNFLADGQYFFVDILREGIVLYELDDRPLAEPRKLSAVDAYRVAKEHFERRYPEAQLTLRTAQWQVSQIGEATEWARLAAFSLHQANEHAFATALLTLTNYSPPSHNLKFLRGLAEDQDRRLIDAWPRDQHRYTAWYNILNEAYVKARYSRHFEVTEEALGWLLERTEQLHQIVAAICNERLSELEQASAANWRPNLQ; from the coding sequence ATGCGATCGTCCTTGGAACATCTGCCGGAAGAAAAGCAGCGCGAGCTTGCCCGCGTCGTTGCGATCATCCATGAGGAGTTCGCCGATGCGCTTGCTGGCACGTCTGCCGCATTCAAGAAGCGCGGCCGGATCTTGAAGATCATCCTGTTTGGCTCGTATGGGCGCGGCACCTGGGTCGACGAGCCGCACACGATGAAGGGTTATCGCTCCGACTACGATATCCTGGTGCTGGTCAATTCCAAGCAGCTGGCGGAACCGCAAATATGGGACAAGACGACCGACCGGCTGATGTGGGATAAGGACGTGAAGACACCGGTCGGGCTCATAGTCCATGGCGCCAGGGAGGTGAACAACTTCCTGGCCGACGGCCAGTATTTCTTCGTCGACATCCTGCGCGAGGGCATCGTGCTCTACGAGCTCGACGACCGGCCGCTCGCTGAACCGAGAAAGCTCTCCGCAGTCGATGCGTATAGGGTGGCGAAGGAGCACTTCGAAAGGCGCTACCCCGAGGCTCAGTTAACCCTTCGGACCGCGCAATGGCAGGTCAGCCAAATTGGTGAAGCGACTGAATGGGCACGTCTGGCAGCGTTTAGCCTGCACCAAGCAAATGAGCATGCATTTGCGACGGCGCTCCTGACGCTGACGAATTACAGCCCGCCATCGCACAATTTGAAGTTCCTGAGGGGACTGGCTGAAGATCAGGACCGCCGCTTGATCGACGCTTGGCCACGTGACCAGCACCGCTATACCGCCTGGTACAACATCCTCAACGAAGCCTATGTGAAAGCGCGCTACTCGAGGCACTTCGAGGTCACAGAGGAGGCACTCGGCTGGCTGCTCGAGCGAACGGAGCAGCTCCACCAGATTGTCGCGGCGATTTGTAACGAGCGTCTTTCAGAACTGGAGCAGGCAAGCGCTGCCAACTGGCGACCAAACCTGCAATAA
- a CDS encoding adenylate/guanylate cyclase domain-containing protein, translated as MERRLTAILSADVVGYSRLMGEDEAGTLERLKACRRELVDPTFAEFHGRTIKLMGDGVLVEFASVVDAVQCAAMIQREMAGRDQGVSETKRIQFRVGVNLGDIIVEGDDIYGDGVNIAARLQGIAPPGGICISGTAFDHAAHKADVGFSALGEQHLKNMADPVRVYRVLLDPSEAGKIVAAPARRAGRRAIVLATLAALMIAITAIVVAWQWPFAQQRPSIAVLPFANLSGDPRQDYFTDGITDDLITDLAKLSDLDVISQNSVFAYKGKPRVLADIKRDLGVQFVVEGSVRRTGGQIRVNAQLIDAASGDHLWANRFARGGAGVFAVQDEMSRQIAEALGLELTQSEAERIARPPTANLEAYDYYLRAEQATRTGRRSRMLEALALFDKAQALDPGFAEAFAADAHATAYVWRSAYDDVLQSALARKRAYAKASRALALDPDLPSPYAVLAVMQVVDRRYGQAVASAQKAVSLGPADAEAHMAFAYVQLISGNHAEAAAAVETALRHDPNLSAIDRYTAGLVYYLQRDYAKAIDSFERARDGSPGNGEFVTPLAMAYVRAGRLDDARAAVAEGLRLLAGRDCLAGWRISHAHFRKRDLAFILDGLREAGLPEWPHGFKGDERDRLNGYEIARTVMGKLLRGRTHPSGNPALMQIGLDGKAAFRSATQLMTEIVFVNGDMFCEQSENAFGRADCGPVYRRANSTDETRYAYVNSTKVFYFSPHPAGQ; from the coding sequence ATGGAGAGGCGGCTCACCGCGATACTTTCTGCCGATGTGGTCGGCTATAGCCGCCTCATGGGAGAGGATGAGGCCGGCACGCTGGAGCGGCTGAAGGCCTGCCGCCGGGAGTTGGTCGATCCCACGTTCGCGGAGTTCCACGGGCGCACCATCAAGCTCATGGGCGATGGTGTGCTGGTTGAGTTCGCGAGCGTGGTAGACGCCGTCCAGTGTGCCGCAATGATCCAGCGGGAAATGGCAGGCCGCGATCAAGGCGTATCCGAGACAAAGCGAATTCAGTTCCGGGTCGGCGTCAATCTCGGCGACATCATTGTCGAAGGGGATGACATCTACGGCGACGGCGTCAACATAGCGGCGCGCCTGCAGGGTATCGCCCCGCCAGGGGGAATCTGCATATCCGGCACTGCGTTCGATCACGCCGCCCACAAAGCCGACGTCGGGTTTTCAGCCCTCGGTGAGCAGCACCTGAAGAACATGGCCGATCCGGTTCGCGTGTATCGCGTTCTGCTCGACCCCTCCGAGGCGGGCAAGATTGTCGCCGCCCCCGCCCGCCGGGCCGGACGGCGGGCTATCGTCCTGGCAACGCTCGCAGCGCTGATGATCGCGATCACCGCGATTGTGGTGGCATGGCAATGGCCGTTTGCGCAGCAACGTCCATCTATCGCGGTACTTCCTTTCGCCAATTTGAGCGGCGACCCCCGCCAGGATTATTTCACCGATGGAATCACCGACGATCTGATCACCGATCTTGCCAAGCTTTCGGACCTTGACGTCATCTCTCAGAATTCGGTGTTTGCCTACAAAGGCAAGCCCCGCGTTCTGGCAGACATCAAACGCGATCTCGGTGTCCAGTTTGTCGTTGAGGGCAGCGTGCGGCGGACCGGCGGTCAAATCCGCGTCAACGCGCAACTGATCGATGCGGCAAGTGGCGACCATCTGTGGGCCAACCGATTTGCCCGCGGCGGGGCGGGTGTGTTTGCCGTGCAAGACGAGATGAGCCGCCAGATCGCCGAAGCGCTCGGCCTTGAACTCACTCAGTCCGAGGCCGAGCGGATTGCCCGGCCGCCGACAGCAAATCTCGAAGCATACGACTACTATCTGCGTGCCGAACAGGCGACGCGGACCGGCCGCCGTTCCCGGATGCTCGAGGCCCTGGCGCTATTTGATAAGGCGCAGGCCCTCGACCCCGGTTTTGCGGAGGCCTTCGCGGCGGACGCGCACGCTACCGCCTATGTCTGGCGAAGCGCCTACGACGACGTTCTACAGAGCGCGTTGGCGCGAAAAAGGGCCTACGCCAAGGCGAGTCGCGCCCTGGCCCTCGACCCCGATCTTCCATCGCCGTACGCCGTTCTTGCCGTCATGCAGGTCGTGGACCGCCGTTACGGGCAGGCGGTCGCCTCGGCGCAGAAGGCTGTGTCGCTCGGACCCGCCGATGCCGAAGCTCATATGGCGTTCGCATACGTTCAATTGATCTCCGGTAATCATGCCGAAGCCGCTGCGGCCGTCGAGACGGCGCTCAGGCACGATCCGAATCTCTCCGCCATCGACAGGTACACTGCCGGCCTCGTCTACTATCTTCAGCGCGACTACGCGAAGGCTATCGACAGTTTCGAACGCGCGCGCGACGGTTCGCCGGGGAACGGCGAATTCGTCACCCCCCTCGCCATGGCCTATGTCCGTGCCGGCCGCCTCGATGACGCGCGCGCGGCTGTCGCCGAGGGACTCCGCCTTCTCGCGGGACGCGATTGCCTAGCGGGGTGGCGGATCAGCCACGCGCATTTCCGCAAGCGGGATTTGGCGTTTATCCTCGATGGCCTGCGCGAGGCCGGCCTGCCGGAATGGCCGCACGGTTTCAAGGGCGACGAGCGTGACCGGCTGAACGGTTACGAGATCGCCCGCACCGTCATGGGCAAACTCCTGCGGGGCAGGACCCATCCTTCTGGAAACCCCGCACTCATGCAAATCGGCCTCGATGGCAAGGCGGCATTCCGCTCGGCGACGCAGTTGATGACCGAAATTGTTTTCGTCAATGGCGACATGTTCTGCGAACAGAGTGAAAACGCATTTGGTAGAGCCGATTGCGGCCCCGTCTATAGACGTGCGAACTCGACAGATGAAACCAGGTACGCTTACGTGAACTCGACCAAGGTCTTCTATTTTTCGCCACATCCTGCGGGTCAGTGA
- a CDS encoding YHS domain-containing (seleno)protein has product MDVMTRSSARGIGRSVAGTVMAVAVAVGGTPAFADDSVNTGYFGGVAIMGYDTVAYFTEGKATKGSEKFSYEWLGTPWHFANAKHREMFISEPLKYAPQYGGYCAGEVALGSVTVNTDPEAFKIIDGKLYLIYDKGSAESFAAHAAEAVAKADENWPKVAADLELDQYH; this is encoded by the coding sequence ATGGATGTAATGACCAGAAGCAGCGCACGAGGCATTGGTCGCTCTGTGGCGGGGACCGTCATGGCTGTGGCAGTGGCTGTCGGTGGAACGCCGGCTTTCGCCGACGACTCGGTAAACACGGGTTACTTCGGCGGCGTGGCTATCATGGGATACGACACGGTCGCCTACTTCACGGAAGGCAAAGCGACGAAGGGATCAGAGAAATTCTCCTACGAATGGCTGGGGACGCCGTGGCATTTCGCCAATGCCAAACACCGCGAAATGTTCATCAGCGAGCCGCTCAAATATGCGCCTCAGTATGGCGGATACTGCGCGGGCGAGGTGGCTCTCGGATCGGTCACGGTCAACACCGATCCGGAAGCATTCAAGATCATCGACGGCAAGCTTTATCTGATCTACGACAAGGGATCGGCGGAGTCGTTCGCCGCCCATGCGGCGGAAGCCGTGGCGAAGGCGGATGAGAACTGGCCGAAGGTCGCAGCCGATCTCGAGCTGGATCAGTATCACTGA
- a CDS encoding ankyrin repeat domain-containing protein has translation MSRLLASVALFFAATMAAAGDPLFDAVAAGDTAAVEQALAAGADVDSRARDQATPLMNAALADQLAMVELLIGKDADVMARNAGGFTPLHAAAFSGSLPISKLLLHHGATLDDAANKAGVTPLMVAGEENHAALAEFLLAKGADVGHAEVHGYTPITRAFWKGNTDIIRLFKRHGATCPPASLIGDKGYAKCMEIQD, from the coding sequence ATGAGCCGGTTGCTTGCATCGGTAGCGTTGTTTTTTGCGGCGACAATGGCCGCCGCAGGTGATCCCTTGTTCGATGCCGTTGCGGCCGGAGACACCGCCGCCGTCGAGCAGGCTCTGGCCGCTGGTGCCGATGTAGACAGTCGGGCCCGCGACCAGGCAACGCCTCTCATGAACGCCGCCCTCGCAGACCAGCTCGCCATGGTGGAATTGCTGATCGGCAAAGATGCTGACGTCATGGCGCGCAACGCGGGCGGGTTTACGCCGCTTCATGCCGCGGCCTTTTCCGGCAGCTTGCCGATCAGCAAGCTGCTGCTCCACCATGGTGCGACGCTTGACGACGCGGCCAATAAGGCGGGTGTGACGCCGCTGATGGTGGCCGGTGAGGAAAACCACGCAGCCCTCGCCGAGTTTCTGCTCGCCAAGGGAGCCGATGTCGGTCACGCCGAGGTTCACGGCTACACCCCGATCACGAGGGCATTCTGGAAGGGCAACACAGACATCATCCGGCTGTTCAAGCGGCACGGCGCGACCTGCCCTCCGGCCAGCCTCATCGGCGACAAGGGGTACGCGAAGTGCATGGAAATTCAAGATTGA
- a CDS encoding cupin domain-containing protein — translation MNTIMRTLSLTLGVAVAAGCAWLTPFPTTVLAQDHSHEAVGFEGKILLKTTATATDQPLTLPQTDTPEITSMVITIQPNGHSNLHQHPVPVIAHVLEGTLETRVGGVSRTYKAGEAVAEPMNTPMQAFNGGVPTKLLVVMVGAKGKPSSIAVE, via the coding sequence ATGAACACGATTATGCGCACGTTATCCCTCACCTTGGGCGTTGCTGTTGCGGCGGGGTGCGCTTGGTTGACGCCGTTCCCGACGACCGTACTTGCCCAGGATCACTCGCACGAAGCCGTGGGCTTTGAAGGGAAAATTCTACTGAAGACGACGGCAACAGCAACTGACCAACCATTGACCCTGCCCCAGACTGATACGCCCGAAATAACCTCGATGGTCATTACAATCCAACCGAACGGTCACAGCAACCTTCATCAACATCCGGTTCCGGTCATCGCTCATGTGTTGGAAGGAACGCTGGAAACTCGGGTTGGGGGTGTATCACGGACCTATAAGGCTGGTGAGGCTGTAGCGGAGCCGATGAACACCCCCATGCAAGCCTTCAACGGCGGCGTCCCCACGAAACTCCTGGTCGTGATGGTCGGAGCGAAAGGCAAACCCAGCTCCATTGCCGTCGAGTAG
- a CDS encoding TetR family transcriptional regulator, with the protein MARNNRERTDATRTALLDAARALFVDRGYAETATPNIVAAANVTRGALYHHFPDKKALFTAVVEREGAAVASEIEERSSATSSARDAILAGAAAYFDAMAVPGRTRLLLLQAPALVNEDQVESTLRSGLSALLATSGSLGLVDPLTVLLSAAFDRAALEIDRGRKRSDYEEAIVTLIDGLVD; encoded by the coding sequence ATGGCACGCAACAATCGAGAACGGACAGATGCCACTCGGACAGCACTGCTGGATGCCGCCAGAGCCCTCTTCGTGGATAGAGGCTATGCCGAAACCGCGACTCCGAATATCGTCGCTGCAGCGAACGTGACGCGCGGCGCACTCTACCACCACTTCCCGGACAAGAAGGCGCTGTTCACCGCAGTGGTCGAAAGGGAAGGCGCTGCCGTAGCTTCCGAAATAGAGGAGCGGTCGTCGGCAACGTCCTCTGCGCGTGATGCAATCCTCGCTGGGGCGGCCGCATACTTCGACGCGATGGCCGTGCCAGGGCGGACCAGGCTTCTGCTGCTGCAGGCTCCGGCTCTCGTCAACGAGGATCAGGTCGAGAGCACTCTCAGGAGCGGGCTCTCGGCACTCTTGGCAACTTCAGGGTCGCTGGGCCTCGTCGACCCACTGACGGTCCTTCTTTCGGCCGCGTTCGACCGGGCGGCACTCGAAATTGATAGGGGCCGGAAGAGGTCGGACTACGAGGAGGCGATCGTAACGTTGATCGACGGCCTCGTGGATTGA
- a CDS encoding GNAT family N-acetyltransferase has product MPVLELKLDPNEDVRQAILNPLLAFNDSKAGQDGYKPLAILLRDDEGGIQGGLWAKCYYDWLFVELLFVPEVMRGQQLGAKLLAQAEQWAKQQSCVGIWLDTFSFQAPGFYEKQGYSVFGTLERYPPETHQRIFLRKLL; this is encoded by the coding sequence ATGCCTGTTTTAGAATTGAAGCTCGACCCTAACGAAGATGTCCGCCAGGCAATCCTAAATCCCCTGCTCGCGTTTAATGATTCGAAGGCTGGACAGGATGGTTACAAGCCGCTCGCAATTTTACTGCGCGATGATGAGGGCGGAATCCAAGGTGGCCTATGGGCGAAATGCTATTATGACTGGCTGTTCGTCGAGCTGCTTTTTGTGCCCGAAGTTATGAGGGGCCAGCAACTGGGGGCGAAGCTTCTGGCTCAGGCGGAGCAATGGGCCAAACAACAAAGCTGCGTCGGGATTTGGCTTGACACATTCAGCTTTCAGGCTCCAGGCTTCTATGAAAAGCAAGGATACTCTGTGTTCGGCACGCTGGAACGATATCCCCCCGAGACACACCAGAGAATATTTTTGCGAAAGTTGCTTTAG
- a CDS encoding LysR family transcriptional regulator translates to MLGWDDIRYFIAVARHGSTLSAARAMGVNQSTVHRRVAELEGRIGHGLVRRHPSGYQLTELGLALLPLAEDAEKAMIAIERQAKAYANELKGIIRLTCPEPLVSRISNSQFLSDFYELYPSLRVEFVMSDGYLDLSKGEADVALRSGEQADEKLVGRRIGDSVWAVYGSRDYVHRHGTLNGLHDIANHTIIGFEGALSNHRAAEWLRRIAPDAETAATNNSVLGVLHAVMAGLGISPLPTTIANMHETLVQLSAPVEELNRGWYLLTHPDIRKTPRIIAFFDYTVDHLNTLRPLLMG, encoded by the coding sequence ATGCTCGGCTGGGACGACATCAGATACTTCATCGCAGTTGCCAGGCACGGGAGCACCCTGTCGGCGGCAAGAGCGATGGGCGTCAATCAGTCGACGGTTCATCGCCGCGTCGCCGAACTGGAAGGGAGGATCGGGCATGGCCTCGTCCGAAGACATCCGTCGGGATACCAGCTAACGGAACTTGGCCTTGCACTCCTGCCATTGGCAGAAGACGCCGAGAAAGCGATGATCGCCATCGAACGGCAGGCGAAGGCCTACGCCAACGAACTAAAAGGCATCATTCGGCTAACCTGCCCTGAGCCCCTCGTGTCACGAATTTCCAACTCGCAGTTCCTGAGTGACTTCTACGAACTCTATCCCAGCCTCCGGGTGGAATTTGTGATGAGCGACGGCTATCTCGACCTGTCCAAGGGCGAAGCAGACGTAGCTCTCCGATCAGGCGAACAGGCAGATGAAAAGCTGGTGGGACGAAGGATCGGCGACTCAGTCTGGGCTGTATACGGCAGTCGCGACTACGTCCATCGCCATGGGACGTTGAATGGCCTCCATGACATCGCCAACCATACAATCATCGGATTTGAAGGCGCGCTGTCAAACCATCGTGCTGCAGAGTGGCTCCGACGGATAGCTCCCGATGCGGAGACCGCCGCGACGAACAACAGTGTTCTCGGTGTCCTCCATGCCGTAATGGCTGGCCTCGGAATCTCTCCATTGCCTACCACGATCGCCAACATGCATGAGACCCTTGTTCAACTCTCCGCACCGGTCGAAGAGCTGAACCGCGGGTGGTATCTGCTGACCCATCCGGACATACGAAAAACGCCAAGGATTATTGCCTTTTTCGACTATACCGTGGATCACCTCAACACGCTAAGACCACTATTGATGGGATGA